From the genome of Brevibacterium sp. JSBI002, one region includes:
- a CDS encoding ATP-binding cassette domain-containing protein → MTVAITDAWFTYRGEDAAALSGITFGITGGTKTAVLGPLGSGTSTLCRLLAGQLVSRGALTGTIDRNGTVALLGDDPEAQLSGMTSHVGDESQLACRLHGYDPADAHRRARNLLELLGVEDLWNRRLDTLSGGQRQLVAVARILAPGPDLLVLDQPAQSLDPQMRVRLATVLQEFCDRGGAVLITGHQTDELTRICEEICFLDAGRLQTATPTARSGGIWDSRPNDEATLSTMPGSLADPLLTVRDLTVDRGSSRILDGLDLDLRPGELTSVTGANGVGKSTLLRALLGLLDRSASVTGTITVSRLGEMIRLDTLPAHARSAHLGWVGQDPGLQLSAATVARELLHAVPLPPHRRRDRKRVRSHRLADADSVLAEADLTEVADDHPFDLDVARRKDIVIASALMTEATVLLLDEPTIGRDHAAMTRLNAILESFLDHGGAVLATTHDQRWANEFAHRRLRLIDGRARS, encoded by the coding sequence ATGACCGTTGCGATCACGGACGCGTGGTTCACCTATCGTGGAGAGGATGCTGCCGCGCTGAGCGGAATCACTTTCGGCATCACCGGTGGAACCAAGACCGCAGTGCTCGGACCGCTCGGATCGGGAACGTCGACTCTCTGCCGCCTGTTGGCCGGACAGCTCGTCTCCCGGGGAGCCCTGACCGGCACCATCGACCGGAACGGAACCGTGGCGCTGCTCGGCGATGACCCGGAAGCGCAGCTGAGCGGAATGACCAGCCACGTCGGTGACGAGTCGCAGCTGGCGTGTCGACTGCACGGGTATGACCCGGCCGATGCCCACCGCCGCGCCCGGAACCTGCTCGAGCTCCTCGGCGTCGAAGACCTGTGGAACCGACGGCTGGACACGCTCTCCGGCGGGCAGAGGCAGCTGGTCGCGGTGGCACGGATCCTCGCACCCGGTCCCGACCTGCTCGTTCTCGACCAACCAGCACAGTCCTTGGATCCGCAGATGCGTGTGCGTCTGGCGACAGTGCTGCAGGAGTTCTGTGATCGGGGAGGGGCCGTGCTCATCACCGGTCATCAGACTGACGAACTGACCCGGATCTGCGAAGAGATCTGCTTCCTCGACGCAGGTCGGCTGCAGACGGCGACTCCCACGGCTCGATCCGGCGGGATCTGGGACAGCCGCCCGAACGATGAAGCGACCCTCTCGACGATGCCGGGGTCACTGGCAGATCCGCTGCTCACCGTTCGCGACCTCACCGTGGATCGGGGGAGCAGCCGCATCCTCGACGGCCTCGATCTCGATCTGCGGCCCGGCGAACTCACCTCAGTCACCGGAGCCAACGGGGTCGGCAAGTCCACGCTTCTGCGGGCCCTCCTCGGCCTGCTCGACCGGTCGGCGTCCGTGACGGGCACGATCACGGTCAGCCGCCTCGGCGAGATGATCCGATTGGACACCCTGCCCGCCCACGCACGCAGTGCTCACCTCGGATGGGTGGGACAGGATCCGGGCCTGCAGCTCTCCGCCGCCACAGTGGCACGCGAACTGCTCCACGCCGTGCCGCTGCCGCCGCATCGACGGCGAGACCGAAAACGAGTGCGCAGCCATCGCCTGGCAGACGCAGACTCCGTCCTCGCCGAGGCGGACCTGACCGAGGTCGCCGACGACCATCCCTTCGACCTCGATGTGGCCAGGCGCAAAGACATCGTCATCGCCTCGGCGCTGATGACCGAGGCGACGGTGCTGCTGCTCGACGAACCGACGATCGGGCGCGACCACGCGGCAATGACCCGGCTGAACGCGATCCTCGAGTCGTTCCTCGACCATGGAGGCGCTGTCCTGGCAACAACACACGACCAGCGCTGGGCGAACGAGTTCGCGCACCGCAGACTGCGGCTGATCGACGGGCGAGCCCGGTCATGA
- a CDS encoding energy-coupling factor transporter transmembrane component T family protein: protein MSPASSDTHTDVDAAEAHRPKRRLHPATELIILACSLLLVFGIPTPIVPVIILTGTVVTAVNSPFVRLRSWAMTVGLLCLPTLVVLIVVQGLFYPGTDVHMLWQAGPARLSVEGLSIAVQIWLRVSALIGLCALFGLGADSARLFDGLRRLRLPSAVAYMCASAIGLIPMIGARTRHIIEARQARGWATDSWRVRIRLLPGIVAGLVTAILLTVDQRHDVLESSGLDSDATATALQDHTDGTGQSLLRILTPLVTIGLIVASVTGVLPLPGAAQLIGGA, encoded by the coding sequence ATGAGTCCCGCCTCTTCCGACACGCACACCGACGTTGACGCGGCCGAGGCTCACCGCCCGAAACGTCGTCTGCACCCGGCCACGGAATTGATCATCCTGGCCTGCAGCCTGCTGCTCGTCTTCGGAATTCCCACTCCGATCGTGCCGGTCATCATCCTGACCGGCACGGTAGTGACCGCAGTGAACTCTCCGTTCGTACGACTGCGGTCGTGGGCGATGACGGTGGGTCTCCTGTGCCTGCCGACTCTGGTTGTGCTCATCGTCGTGCAGGGGCTGTTCTACCCCGGCACCGATGTGCATATGCTCTGGCAGGCCGGACCCGCTCGCCTCAGCGTCGAAGGACTGAGCATCGCCGTCCAGATCTGGCTGCGGGTGAGCGCCTTGATCGGGCTGTGCGCGCTGTTCGGCCTGGGCGCCGACTCCGCTCGCCTCTTCGACGGTCTGCGTCGACTTCGTCTGCCCTCGGCAGTCGCCTATATGTGTGCCTCTGCCATCGGTCTCATCCCAATGATCGGCGCCCGCACCCGACACATCATCGAAGCCAGACAGGCGCGAGGCTGGGCCACCGACTCCTGGCGGGTGCGCATCCGACTGCTGCCGGGAATCGTCGCAGGACTCGTCACCGCGATCCTGCTGACCGTCGACCAGCGTCACGACGTGCTCGAATCCAGCGGACTCGATTCGGATGCGACCGCGACTGCGCTTCAGGACCATACGGACGGGACAGGGCAGAGTCTCCTGCGGATCCTGACTCCGCTCGTGACCATCGGACTCATCGTCGCCTCGGTGACGGGAGTCCTCCCGCTGCCGGGCGCCGCGCAGCTCATCGGCGGTGCCTGA